In Heptranchias perlo isolate sHepPer1 chromosome 16, sHepPer1.hap1, whole genome shotgun sequence, one genomic interval encodes:
- the rrad gene encoding GTP-binding protein RAD — MTLNKTDKTKTLDKRRGSIPVHIHHQLHRRSMPVDDRELRASLQAGNLSNLVRCTSYNPGEPQRDSWASGSSDSVISSGSESDTSVYKVVLLGEHRVGKSSLARIFGGVEESDPHETEGRGDTFDRSFMVDGEEANLLVFDIWEQDDTNWIRDHCMKLGDAYIIVYSVTDRSSFEKASELRIQLRRARQAEDIPIILVGNKSDLVRSREVSVDEGRACAVVFDCKFIETSAALHHNVRDLFEGIIRQIRLRKDSKEDNERRLASTKRRESIGQKAKRFLGRLVARNNKKMAFKQKSKSCHDLSVL, encoded by the exons ATGACTCTAAACAAGACGGACAAAACCAAGACCCTGGACAAGCGGCGGGGGAGCATACCCGTGCACATCCACCACCAGTTACACCGGAGGAGTATGCCAGTGGATGACCGGGAGCTGCGCGCCTCGCTCCAGGCGGGGAACCTGTCCAACCTCGTCCGCTGTACCTCCTACAACCCGGGCGAGCCCCAGCGGGACAGCTGGGCATCGGGCTCCTCGGACTCGGTCATCTCCAGCGGGAGTGAGTCCGACACCAGCGTTTACAAGGTGGTCCTGCTCGGAGAGCATCGTGTGGGCAAATCCAGCCTGGCACGGATATTCGGAGGGGTGGAGGAAAGCGACCCACATGAGACTGAAGGGAGAG GAGACACGTTCGACAGATCGTTCATGGTGGACGGAGAGGAAGCAAATCTCCTCGTGTTCGATATTTGGGAGCAG GATGACACGAACTGGATCCGGGATCACTGCATGAAGCTGGGAGACGCCTACATCATAGTGTATTCCGTGACTGACCGGAGCAGCTTCGAGAAAGCCTCAGAGCTGCGGATCCAGCTGAGGAGAGCCAGGCAGGCGGAGGACATCCCCATCATCCTGGTCGGGAACAAAAGTGACTTGGTGCGGTCCAGAGAGGTGTCGGTGGATG AAGGGAGGGCCTGCGCTGTGGTATTCGACTGCAAGTTCATCGAGACCTCTGCTGCTCTTCATCACAATGTGAGGGACCTCTTTGAGGGCATCATCCGGCAGATCAGGCTACGCAAAGACAGCAAGGAGGACAACGAAAGGCGGCTGGCGAGCACCAAGAGGCGGGAGAGCATCGGGCAGAAGGCCAAGCGGTTCCTGGGCCGCCTCGTAGCCAGGAACAACAAGAAGATGGCCTTCAAGCAGAAATCCAAGTCCTGCCACGACCTGTCTGTCCTCTGA